One segment of Drosophila mauritiana strain mau12 chromosome 3R, ASM438214v1, whole genome shotgun sequence DNA contains the following:
- the LOC117146013 gene encoding nuclear factor NF-kappa-B p110 subunit — protein sequence MNQYYDLDKGKNVMFMNDASSTSGYSSGTSPNSTNQSFSPAHSPETMELQTDFANLNLPGGNSPHQLPMANSPYQHQLLNNGGICQLDATNFNLMNSTGAGVGVANVTNFGNTYMDHQYFVPAPATVPPAQNFGYHQNGLASGGDIKHVPQLRIVEQPVEKFRFRYKSEMHGTHGSLNGANSKRTPKTFPEVTLCNYDGPAVIRCSLFQTNLDSPHSHQLVVRKDERDVCDPHDLHVSKERGYVAQFINMGIIHTAKKYIFEELCKKKQDRLVFQMNRRELSTKQLQELHQETEREAKDMNLNQVRLCFEAFKIEDNGAWVPLAPPVYSNAINNRKSAQTGELRIVRLSKPTGGVMGNDELILLVEKVSKKNIKVRFFEEDEDGETVWEAYAKFRESDVHHQYAIVCQTPAYKDKDVDREVNVYIELIRPSDDERSFPALPFRYKPRDVIVSRKRRRTGTSANSSSSGTGSSNNSLDLPKTLGLAQAPNGLPNLSQHEQTISQEFGREMHLEDLIHSENFRKFIGNNSSDIEKLCQLDMGVLEPDGHGRAESASASGRNLTNKYLNDLFKIYEQDRRSPMKNSQHQVEKLFNDHAQMNNNDTLLHEVISQKKDTLKLAIQTIQVMNYFKLRELVNSALNADRDSPLHVACQQDRAHYIRPLLGMGCNPNQKNNAGNTPLHVAVKEEHLNCVESFLNGVPTVKLDLSLTNDDGLTPLHMAIRQNKYDVAKKLISHDRTSISVANTLDGNNALHMAVLEQSVELLVLILDAQNENLTDILQAQNAAGHTPLELAELKANERVVQLLRKVYSEKGELAMTWIPCKVKEEIDSSSDESSDAGQLEIKSEEMDIQTEDEESVELDLSSGRRRWKEESSRDTETDNNKLQQLLKNKSIYDQLCSLLNQPLGQGSDPQDRKWIQLARQTHLEQFTFMWLGAEDLLDHVKRKGASVEFATFARALQAVDPQAYAVLVNPT from the exons ATGAATCAGTACTACGACCTAGACAAGGGTAAAAATGTGATGTTTATGAACGATGCATCCAGCACCAGTGGCTATAGCAGCGGAACATCTCCCAACTCCACCAACCAATCCTTTTCACCAGCCCACTCCCCGGAAACCATGGAATTGCAAACGGATTTCGCCAATCTTAATTTGCCCGGCGGCAATTCACCACACCAGCTGCCAATGGCGAATTCACCATACCAGCATCAGCTGTTGAACAACGGCGGAATTTGCCAATTGGATGCTaccaatttcaatttaatgaaCTCCACTGGCGCTGGTGTCGGCGTTGCTAATGTCACCAATTTTGGCAACACGTACATGGATCACCAGTACTTTGTGCCCGCTCCAGCCACTGTGCCACCGGCCCAGAACTTTGGATACCATCAAAATGGCCTGGCATCTGGCGGCGATATCAAACACGTGCCGCAGCTGCGGATCGTTGAGCAACCGGTGGAGAAGTTCCGTTTTCGGTACAAGAGCGAGATGCATGGAACACATGGATCGCTTAATGGCGCCAACTCGAAGCGGACGCCCAAAACCTTCCCGGAGGTCACACTGTGCAACTACGATGGACCCGCCGTCATCCGGTGCAGTTTGTTCCAAACCAACTTGGACAGCCCACATTCCCATCAGCTGGTCGTGCGCAAGGACGAGCGGGATGTGTGCGATCCGCATGATTTGCACGTGTCCAAGGAGCGCGGCTATGTGGCACAGTTTATCAACATGGGCATCATACACACCGCCAAGAAGTACATATTCGAGGAGCTGTGCAAGAAGAAGCAGGATCGCCTGGTCTTTCAGATGAACCGTCGCGAGTTGTCCACCAAACAGCTACAGGAACTGCATCAGGAGACGGAGCGTGAGGCCAAGGACATGAACTTGAACCAG GTGCGGCTCTGCTTTGAGGCCTTTAAAATTGAGGACAACGGCGCATGGGTTCCACTTGCACCGCCTGTGTACAGCAATGCGATCAATAACCGCAAGTCAGCACAAACTGGAGAGCTGCGCATCGTCCGCCTGAGCAAGCCCACTGGCGGGGTGATGGGCAACGATGAGCTTATTCTACTGGTGGAAAAGGTCAGCAAGAAGAACATCAAGGTGCGGTTTTTcgaggaggatgaggacgGGGAAACCGTGTGGGAGGCATACGCAAAGTTCCGCGAATCGGATGTACACCACCAATATGCCATTGTGTGCCAGACGCCTGCGTACAAAGATAAGGACGTGGACCGCGAGGTCAACGTGTACATCGAGCTCATTCGCCCCTCCGACGATGAGCGCTCATTCCCGGCGCTGCCCTTCCGCTACAAGCCACGGGACGTAATTGTGTCGAGGAAACGCCGACGCACCGGGACCTCTGCCAATAGCAGCAGTTCGGGAACAGGCAGCTCTAATAACTCGCTGGATCTGCCCAAAACGCTGGGCTTGGCGCAGGCACCAAATGGCTTGCCAAACCTTTCACAGCATGAACAGACCATAAGTCAGGAGTTCGGACGCGAAATGCATCTAGAGGATTTGATTCATTCCGAAAATTTCCGCAAATTTATCGGGAACAACTCTTCTGATATCGAGAAGTTGTGCCAGTTAGACATGGGAGTGTTGGAGCCCGATGGCCATGGTCGGGCGGAATCGGCATCGGCATCGGGTCGAAATCTTACCAATAAATACTTGAATGACCTATTCAAAATCTACGAACAGGACCGCCGATCGCCAATGAAAAACTCGCAGCACCAAGTGGAGAAGTTATTTAACGATCATGCTCAGATGAACAATAATGACACGCTCCTGCACGAAGTGATCAGCCAGAAGAAGGACACCCTGAAGCTGGCCATCCAGACAATACAGGTGATGAACTACTTCAAACTGAGAGAGCTGGTCAACAGCGCTTTGAATGCGGATCGTGATAGTCCCCTGCACGTGGCGTGCCAGCAAGACCGAGCGCACTACATACGACCTTTGCTGGGTATGGGCTGCAATCCAAATCAGAAGAATAATGCCGGAAATACCCCACTGCATGTGGCCGTCAAGGAGGAGCACTTGAACTGCGTGGAAAGCTTCCTTAATGGAGTGCCAACCGTTAAATTGGACCTCTCGCTAACGAACGACGATGGTCTGACGCCTTTGCACATGGCCATTCGACAGAACAAGTACGATGTTGCCAAGAAACTGATCAGCCATGATCGGACCTCGATTAGCGTGGCCAACACATTGGATGGTAATAATGCACTCCACATGGCCGTTCTGGAGCAAAGTGTGGAGCTATTGGTGCTCATTCTGGATGCCCAAAATGAAAACCTTACCGACATCCTGCAGGCACAAAATGCAGCCGGCCATACTCCCTTGGAATTGGCCGAACTCAAGGCCAATGAGCGGGTGGTCCAGCTGCTGAGGAAGGTGTATTCGGAGAAGGGAGAACTGGCCATGACCTGGATTCCATGTAAGGTCAAGGAGGAGATCGATTCATCGTCGGACGAGAGTAGCGATGCTGGTCAGCTTGAGATCAAGTCCGAGGAGATGGACATCCAAACAGAGGACGAGGAGTCCGTGGAGTTAGACCTAAGTAGTGGTCGTCGAAGATGGAAAGAAGAATCCAGTAGAGACACCGAAACGGACAACAACAAATTGCAGCAGCTGCTTAAAAACAAATCCATTTACGACCAGCTCTGTTCGCTGCTGAATCAGCCTTTGGGACAAGGGTCCGATCCCCAAGATCGGAAATGGATCCAACTAGCCCGCCAGACGCATCTAGAGCAGTTCACATTTATGTGGCTGGGCGCGGAGGATCTGTTGGATCACGTTAAAAGAAAAGGCGCCTCTGTAGAGTTTGCCACATTTGCTCGTGCCCTGCAGGCAGTCGATCCCCAGGCTTACGCAGTTCTGGTTAACCCAACTTGA
- the LOC117146015 gene encoding bifunctional methylenetetrahydrofolate dehydrogenase/cyclohydrolase, mitochondrial isoform X1 → MAQIINGKAIAQEVRTQLAHELKEMEAAGYPKPHLTAVIVGEDPASEKYVANKMVACREVGISSETKRLPASTTQEELLQLIADLNKDPQVTGILVQLPVPEHINERTICNAVDVDKDVDGFNEVNIGRTALDMEANIPATPLGVKRLLEHMKIETLGRNAVVVGRSKNVSLPMAILLHADGKYATKAMDATVTICHRYTPPKELARHCRQADIIVVAVGKPGLITKDMVKPGACVIDVGINRIKDESTGQFKLVGDVDFEEVRQVAGHITPVPGGVGPMTVAMLMHNTLKAARKQFDDRKSS, encoded by the exons ATGGCTCAAATCATCAATGGCAAGGCCATAGCCCAGGAGGTGCGCACCCAACTAGCACACGAGCTCAAGGAAATGGAGGCTGCTGGCTATCCGAAGCCCCACCTCACGGCCGTCATTGTGGGCGAGGATCCGGCTAGCGAGAAGTATGTGGCTAACAAGATGGTCGCCTGCCGGGAGGTGGGCATCTCCAGTGAGACCAAGAGGTTGCCTGCCTCCACCACgcaggaggagctgctgcAACTGATTGCCGATTTGAACAAGGATCCCCAGGTGACGGGGATACTAGTGCAGTTGCCGGTGCCAGAGCACATCAACGAGCGCACCATCTGCAATGCCGTCGATGTGGACAAGGATGTGGATGGCTTCAATGAGGTCAACATCGGACGCACGGCCCTGGACATGGAGGCCAATATTCCGGCCACGCCGCTGGGAGTCAAGCGGTTGTTGGAGCATATGAAAATCGAAACACTCGGTCGTAACGCCGTGGTGGTGGGACGCTCCAAGAATGTCAGTCTACCGATGGCCATCCTGCTGCACGCGGATGGCAAGTATGCCACCAAGGCAATGGATGCCACGGTGACCATCTGCCACAGGTATACACCGCCCAAGGAACTGGCTCGCCATTGCCGGCAGGCGGATATCATTGTGGTCGCAGTGGGCAAGCCGGGTTTGATCACCAAGGACATGGTTAAGCCTGGAGCCTGTGTCATCGATGTGGGCATCAACCGCATCAAGGACGAGAGCACTGGCCAGTTTAAGCTGGTCGGAGACGTGGACTTCGAAG AAGTTCGCCAGGTCGCCGGCCACATCACTCCTGTGCCCGGCGGAGTTGGTCCCATGACGGTGGCCATGCTGATGCACAACACGCTGAAGGCGGCAAGGAAGCAGTTCGACGATCGCAAGTCCTCCTGA
- the LOC117146014 gene encoding parafibromin, translating to MADPLSLLRQYNINKKEIVERDSQIIFGEFSWPKSVKTNYLKYGSGKKGAPREYYTLECLLYLLKNVMLQHSVYVRQCAAEDIPAVNRPDRKELLAYLNGETPTCASIDKSAPLEIPTQVKRAAEGEPSSVEVAAKKARFEETQVQKVREQLAARWDVNQKETAVNMDNIKSLSETMSVEKIAAIKAKRLANKRTTIKRTDNDEAMGTDLRAILDYDVDSTKDIISRERQWRTRTSILQSTGKIFAKNIFAMLQGIKAREEGRNRPQVPNPIKMPEPARIAKPQPQLSQYNRYDQERFNRQKEETEGFKIDTLGTYHGMSLKSVTEGSLAQRKAQASNLPGAPGVIAGAAAGRPKELLPAAQARQLPANGPSKRTSRTPIIIIPSANTSLITMLNAKDILQELRFMSTSDKKLQGCQRECEVLLQRKRNNQTVSYRVIDNPIKLSQQEWQRVVAVFVMGPQWQFKGWPWEGNPVDIFSKICAFHLCFSEMKLDSNVERWSVTLLRLSQNKRHMDRAVLSKFWETLDKYIAKYKPDLRY from the exons ATGGCAGATCCGCTCAGCTTGCTTCGGCAGTACAACATAAACAAAAAGGAGATCGTCGAGCGAGACAGCCAGATTATCTTCGGCGAGTTCTCCTGGCCGAAGAGCGTGAAGACCAACTATCTCAAATATGG ATCCGGCAAGAAGGGCGCTCCACGTGAGTACTACACGCTGGAGTGCCTGCTGTACCTGCTCAAGAATGTGATGCTGCAGCACTCGGTCTATGTGCGACAATGCGCCGCCGAGGATATACCCGCTGTGAATCGGCCGGATCGTAAAGAGCTCCTGGCCTATCTGAATGGCGAGACGCCAACGTGTGCCAGCATCGACAAGAGTGCCCCGCTGGAGATCCCCACCCAGGTGAAGCGTGCCGCCGAGGGTGAACCTTCCAGCGTTGAGGTGGCTGCGAAGAAGGCCCGCTTCGAGGAGACCCAAGTGCAGAAGGTGCGCGAGCAACTGGCCGCCCGATGGGATGTCAACCAGAAGGAGACCGCTGTCAACATGGACAACATCAAGTCGCTGTCCGAGACGATGTCCGTTGAGAAGATCGCCGCCATCAAAGCAAAGCGTCTCGCCAACAAGCGAACGACCATTAAAAGGACGGACAATGACGAGGCCATGGGCACTGATTTGCGTGCCATCCTGGACTATGATGTGGACTCCACGAAGGACATTATTAGCAGAGAACGGCAGTGGCGCACGCGAACATCGATTCTGCAAAGCACGGGCAAGATCTTTGCCAAAAACATCTTTGCTATGCTGCAGGGCATAAAGGCGCGCGAGGAGGGACGCAATCGGCCACAGGTGCCCAATCCCATCAAGATGCCGGAGCCGGCGCGAATAGCCAAGCCACAGCCGCAATTATCGCAATACAACCGTTACGACCAGGAGCGCTTCAATCGGCAAAAGGAGGAGACCGAGGGCTTTAAGATCGACACGCTCGGCACATACCACGGTATGTCGCTGAAATCCGTGACGGAGGGCTCACTGGCCCAGCGTAAGGCGCAGGCTAGCAACCTACCGGGAGCACCGGGTGTAATAGCGGGAGCAGCCGCCGGGCGGCCCAAGGAATTGCTACCTGCGGCCCAAGCTCGGCAACTGCCCGCCAATGGTCCATCGAAGCGAACATCTCGCACCCCCATTATCATCATACCGTCTGCCAACACAAGCCTCATTACCATGCTCAACGCGAAGGATATTCTGCAGGAACTGCGCTTCATGTCCACCTCGGATAAAAAGCTGCAGGGCTGCCAGCGCGAATGCGAAGTGCTGTTACAG CGAAAACGCAACAATCAGACTGTGTCTTACCGGGTGATAGACAATCCCATCAAGCTCTCGCAACAGGAGTGGCAACGGGTGGTGGCCGTCTTCGTTATGGGACCCCAGTGGCAGTTCAAGGGCTGGCCTTGGGAAGGCAATCCCGTCGATATATTCTCAAAGA TTTGCGCTTTTCATTTGTGCTTTAGCGAGATGAAATTGGACTCGAACGTGGAGCGCTGGTCAGTGACGTTGCTGCGACTATCGCAAAACAAGCGGCATATGGATCGGGCAGTGCTCAGCAAATTTTGGGAAACTTTGGACAA ATATATAGCCAAGTACAAGCCCGATCTGCGGTATTAA